In one Chitinophaga sancti genomic region, the following are encoded:
- a CDS encoding enoyl-CoA hydratase-related protein, with protein sequence MQPEFIIIHQQVAPYVAHIQLNRPKELNALNLQLMTELKEALKSLDADDSVRVIVISGNEKAFAAGADIKQMAGKSAMDMYNIDQFSTWDTIKKTKKPLIAAVSGFALGGGCELVMLCDMIIASETARFGQPEIKIGVMPGAGGTQRLTRAVGKALAMEMVLTGKFITATAALNAGLINRIVPVELYLQEAIRLATEIAALSPLAVRMAKESVLKAFDSSLEEGLHFERKNFYLLFASEDQKEGMQAFVEKRTPVFKGK encoded by the coding sequence ATGCAACCAGAATTTATAATCATACACCAGCAAGTTGCGCCTTATGTTGCGCACATCCAATTGAATCGCCCCAAAGAACTCAATGCCCTCAATCTGCAGTTAATGACAGAGCTGAAAGAGGCATTAAAATCACTGGACGCAGATGATAGTGTACGCGTGATCGTGATCAGTGGTAATGAGAAAGCTTTTGCGGCAGGTGCTGATATTAAACAAATGGCAGGTAAAAGTGCCATGGACATGTATAATATAGATCAGTTCAGCACCTGGGATACAATAAAGAAAACAAAGAAGCCGTTGATTGCTGCAGTAAGCGGTTTCGCTTTAGGCGGTGGTTGTGAACTCGTTATGCTATGCGATATGATCATTGCCAGTGAAACTGCCCGCTTCGGCCAACCCGAAATCAAGATTGGCGTAATGCCCGGAGCCGGAGGAACACAGCGGCTCACCAGGGCCGTAGGCAAAGCCCTTGCCATGGAGATGGTGCTGACCGGAAAATTTATTACTGCAACAGCAGCATTAAATGCAGGACTAATTAACCGCATCGTTCCGGTTGAATTATATTTGCAGGAAGCCATCAGGTTGGCGACCGAAATTGCAGCACTGAGTCCGCTCGCTGTCCGCATGGCGAAAGAATCTGTACTGAAAGCCTTTGATAGCTCGCTGGAAGAAGGCTTACATTTTGAAAGGAAAAACTTCTACCTCCTGTTTGCCTCCGAAGATCAGAAAGAAGGTATGCAGGCTTTCGTAGAAAAACGAACACCCGTATTTAAAGGAAAATGA
- a CDS encoding glycosyltransferase family 9 protein, whose product MPPERILILSDYPDMIKHQQVHAPMITQLYTTLFLIDHFSHIIHFNDRSSISYSTLWHPDSYLQHYADRFLIHRSWSDIDFPSYDRIICHFDYELTLQTYLHTHHPQLSHDHIYSLVNPAYKAPTPIFKTVSTLFRQGSIWEVSSTLKLGSLHAFKQDLIQAYIGRKREDEEQRFHSLLQKITQNNKRIPIRKILILDDYKRSFFIGDSTVWVRFYKKVLRHCGDYTETVINCNNQRTGPRLQELYTTTFGAHVSISCLPWEQLDLSHYDLILVEGDLVLQFLLYIAPMYDTVLQHTAIYTITALKQDDFDDRYGWEFFKNSIASGNPAADKEIYISPSEIATADTWLENKGICQDDYLVILQNGSTEDKKVILFNEFVKLLQSLLQKEKVKVVIFDVPGGNTEESIQPFLTAAEYNNVIFVSGMGLRKDMSLIASRYTRLVIGPCTGILHLANGALTYLVNNGHTQNRHVPFLLVYTGIQAHDEAYLPYNWWRHSLVHCAVIVNQHLVSLENSPADITTFQQTAGEVQHITAQMLMDYLSAEPTLYPFRYITGSSID is encoded by the coding sequence ATGCCACCTGAAAGAATCCTGATCCTATCAGACTATCCGGACATGATCAAACACCAACAAGTGCATGCCCCAATGATCACACAACTCTATACAACACTTTTCCTGATAGATCATTTCTCACACATCATCCATTTCAATGACAGATCCAGCATAAGTTACAGCACACTCTGGCATCCCGACAGCTACCTGCAGCACTATGCAGACCGATTCCTTATTCACCGCTCCTGGAGCGATATAGACTTTCCATCTTATGATCGCATTATCTGTCATTTTGATTATGAACTGACCCTTCAAACCTACCTGCATACCCACCATCCACAACTCAGTCATGACCATATTTATTCACTGGTAAACCCTGCCTACAAAGCACCTACCCCCATCTTCAAAACAGTATCCACACTGTTCCGTCAGGGCAGTATATGGGAAGTATCCTCCACACTGAAGCTTGGATCACTACATGCATTCAAACAAGACCTGATACAGGCATATATAGGTAGAAAACGGGAAGATGAAGAACAACGCTTCCATTCCCTGCTCCAAAAGATCACGCAAAATAATAAGCGCATCCCCATCCGCAAGATCCTGATCCTGGACGACTACAAAAGAAGCTTCTTTATCGGAGATTCTACCGTATGGGTCCGATTCTATAAAAAAGTACTCCGGCATTGTGGCGATTATACAGAAACCGTTATCAATTGCAATAACCAGAGAACAGGACCACGCCTGCAGGAATTATATACCACCACATTTGGCGCTCACGTCAGCATCAGCTGCCTGCCATGGGAGCAACTCGATCTCTCTCACTACGACCTCATACTGGTAGAAGGCGACCTCGTACTCCAATTCCTGCTGTACATAGCCCCTATGTACGATACAGTTTTACAACACACAGCTATATACACCATCACCGCATTGAAGCAGGATGATTTTGACGACAGATATGGATGGGAATTCTTCAAAAACAGTATTGCTTCGGGAAATCCCGCTGCTGATAAGGAAATATACATATCCCCATCAGAAATAGCCACGGCAGATACATGGCTGGAAAACAAAGGCATTTGCCAGGACGACTACCTGGTCATACTACAAAATGGATCAACAGAAGATAAAAAAGTAATACTGTTCAACGAGTTTGTGAAATTGCTGCAATCACTCCTGCAAAAAGAGAAGGTAAAAGTAGTGATCTTTGATGTGCCAGGCGGCAATACAGAAGAAAGCATACAACCGTTTTTAACGGCTGCCGAATATAATAACGTGATCTTTGTCAGTGGCATGGGACTTAGAAAAGATATGAGCCTGATAGCCAGCCGCTACACCCGCCTGGTGATCGGCCCCTGTACAGGTATCCTCCACCTGGCCAACGGGGCATTGACCTACCTGGTCAATAATGGACACACACAAAACAGGCATGTTCCTTTCCTGCTGGTATACACCGGTATACAAGCCCATGACGAAGCATACCTGCCCTACAACTGGTGGAGGCATTCATTGGTGCATTGCGCGGTGATCGTAAACCAACACCTCGTATCCCTGGAGAATAGTCCGGCAGATATCACCACCTTTCAGCAAACTGCCGGCGAGGTGCAGCATATCACCGCACAAATGCTAATGGACTATTTGTCCGCTGAACCTACTTTATATCCCTTCAGGTACATAACAGGCAGTTCCATAGACTGA
- a CDS encoding carboxypeptidase-like regulatory domain-containing protein, producing the protein MKRLVDPKFTLLSLLLLCTCTSLFAQMLKGTMYDAQTGEVIPYASAGVKNRSRGGIADRNGEYTIKLSGLAPTDSLVFSHIGYATLIFRVSDIDTAGRLDVKLVPRATSLSEVTVSVQREMLMLGSDKASSRYTGWGDYSSSRGRTRGLQLTPDKLPFKAVTFACRMKEMTFDSVKMRLNILGKVKGEPHLQQILQQNIYFNIYKDAKWVTVDLTPYKIVLTDTVVLAVEWVDAWMPAKTAGGNSCQLTIALGKDMGYFYERNTPNERPVLRQSMELPVMYLKGYKVGSADK; encoded by the coding sequence ATGAAAAGACTTGTTGATCCAAAGTTCACTTTATTATCATTGTTGCTGCTGTGTACCTGTACCAGCCTTTTTGCGCAAATGCTGAAAGGAACTATGTATGATGCGCAAACCGGGGAGGTCATTCCTTATGCCAGTGCAGGTGTAAAGAACAGGAGCAGGGGAGGGATTGCCGACAGGAATGGGGAATACACGATCAAATTGTCCGGATTAGCACCGACCGATTCCCTGGTTTTCAGTCATATAGGGTATGCTACGCTTATATTTCGCGTATCGGATATTGATACTGCCGGTCGCCTGGATGTAAAGCTGGTACCGCGTGCTACTTCACTCAGTGAGGTGACGGTAAGTGTACAGCGGGAAATGTTGATGCTGGGCAGTGATAAAGCCAGCAGCCGGTATACAGGTTGGGGCGATTACAGCAGTTCCAGGGGCAGAACAAGGGGATTGCAGCTTACGCCTGACAAGCTTCCTTTTAAGGCGGTGACTTTTGCGTGCAGGATGAAGGAAATGACGTTTGACAGTGTAAAAATGCGATTGAACATTCTTGGGAAAGTAAAGGGAGAGCCGCATTTGCAACAAATACTGCAGCAGAATATTTATTTCAATATTTATAAAGATGCGAAGTGGGTGACAGTTGACCTGACGCCCTATAAAATTGTGCTGACGGACACTGTTGTGCTGGCAGTAGAATGGGTGGATGCCTGGATGCCGGCAAAGACAGCTGGTGGTAATAGTTGCCAGTTGACGATTGCTTTAGGGAAAGACATGGGTTATTTTTATGAGCGGAATACGCCTAATGAGCGCCCTGTGTTGCGTCAGTCTATGGAACTGCCTGTTATGTACCTGAAGGGATATAAAGTAGGTTCAGCGGACAAATAG
- a CDS encoding Tex family protein, with product MNTKHIALISSELGIPARSAENTMNLLAEGSTVPFISRYRKEVTGSLDEVQIGRIEDLQKRYKEIDERRAFIIKTITDQEKMTPELQDKLENTWVLTELEDIYLPYKPKRKTRATVAIEKGLEPLAKMLFEQQEGVPQTLAEQFLNEQVASTDEALKGARDIMAEWINENAELRDKMRKLFTHTSVLTSKVVEGKEEEGNKYKDYFDFNEDFSKIPSHRVLAILRGEAEGFLYGTIAPNEEEAIEIMDKQFITTKNAAAEQIGKAITDSYKRLLRPSLENEFRALAKERADQEAIEVFAENLRQLLLAAPLGPKAVIAIDPGYRTGCKVVALDNQGNMLDNDVIYPLEKNYKRDDAEALLKKWADRYDTSAIAVGNGTAGRETEEFVKKIDFGKKINVFMVNESGASVYSASEVAREEFPEFDVTVRGAVSIGRRLIDPLAELVKIDPKAIGVGQYQHDVNQSQLKQSLDRVVVSCVNNVGVNLNTASKHLLAYVSGLGPSLADNIVKYRKENGAFSNRSQLRKVTRLGEKAFEQCAGFLRIENGDNPLDNSAVHPERYKLIESMASKQNCTVQDLMAKEDLRKTINPKEYVSEEVGLLTLEDILKELDKPSRDPRDEIAIFEYAEGIKTMEDLKVGMTLPGVVTNITNFGAFVDVGVKQDGLVHISHLSNKYISNPNEAVKLNQKVTVTVLEVDPGRKRISLSMKTNEPAQQGGSQKRENRGERRPETSNNSKKSAPAPLNDFQAKLAELKKKFN from the coding sequence ATGAATACCAAACACATTGCACTTATTTCGTCTGAATTGGGCATTCCAGCCCGTTCGGCTGAGAATACCATGAATTTGCTGGCAGAAGGGTCTACCGTGCCCTTTATCAGTCGCTACCGTAAGGAAGTGACAGGCAGCCTTGATGAGGTGCAGATAGGCCGTATCGAAGACCTGCAGAAACGTTACAAGGAAATTGATGAACGTCGTGCGTTCATTATCAAAACCATTACAGATCAGGAGAAAATGACTCCGGAACTGCAGGACAAACTGGAAAATACCTGGGTACTGACAGAACTGGAAGATATCTATCTGCCATACAAGCCCAAACGTAAGACCAGGGCTACTGTGGCGATCGAAAAAGGCCTGGAACCGCTGGCCAAAATGTTGTTTGAGCAACAGGAAGGTGTACCACAAACCCTTGCTGAACAGTTCCTTAACGAGCAGGTAGCCTCTACGGATGAAGCCCTGAAAGGTGCCCGTGATATCATGGCAGAGTGGATCAACGAAAATGCTGAGCTGCGTGACAAAATGCGTAAGCTCTTCACCCATACGTCTGTATTAACCTCAAAAGTGGTCGAAGGCAAGGAAGAAGAAGGTAACAAATACAAGGATTACTTCGACTTTAATGAAGATTTCAGCAAAATCCCTTCTCACCGTGTGCTGGCAATTCTGCGTGGAGAGGCCGAAGGGTTCCTGTATGGCACTATTGCGCCTAACGAGGAAGAGGCAATTGAAATCATGGATAAACAATTCATTACCACTAAAAATGCGGCTGCAGAGCAGATAGGAAAGGCGATCACCGATTCTTACAAGCGTTTACTGCGCCCATCTCTGGAAAATGAATTCCGTGCACTGGCCAAGGAAAGAGCGGATCAGGAAGCCATCGAGGTATTTGCAGAGAACCTGCGTCAACTGTTGCTTGCCGCACCACTGGGTCCTAAAGCAGTGATTGCTATTGACCCGGGTTACAGAACCGGTTGTAAGGTGGTAGCACTGGATAACCAGGGTAATATGCTGGATAACGATGTTATTTATCCGCTGGAAAAGAATTATAAACGTGATGATGCGGAAGCCTTGCTGAAGAAATGGGCGGATCGCTATGATACTTCTGCTATCGCAGTGGGTAACGGTACCGCTGGCAGAGAGACAGAAGAATTTGTGAAGAAGATTGATTTTGGTAAAAAGATCAATGTATTCATGGTGAATGAAAGTGGTGCTTCAGTGTATTCTGCATCTGAGGTAGCACGTGAGGAATTCCCTGAATTTGATGTAACCGTACGTGGTGCTGTATCTATTGGCCGCAGGTTGATAGATCCGCTGGCAGAGCTGGTGAAGATCGATCCAAAAGCGATTGGTGTAGGTCAGTATCAGCATGATGTAAACCAGTCACAGTTGAAACAGAGCCTGGACAGGGTGGTGGTAAGCTGTGTGAACAATGTAGGTGTGAACCTGAATACGGCATCCAAGCATTTGCTGGCGTATGTATCTGGTTTAGGGCCTTCATTGGCGGACAACATTGTGAAATACCGTAAGGAAAATGGTGCATTCAGCAACCGTTCACAGTTAAGGAAAGTAACCCGTCTGGGAGAAAAGGCATTTGAACAGTGTGCGGGCTTCCTGCGCATTGAGAATGGTGATAACCCACTGGATAATTCAGCAGTACACCCTGAGCGTTATAAGCTGATTGAGAGTATGGCCAGCAAGCAAAATTGCACCGTACAGGATCTGATGGCGAAAGAAGATCTGCGTAAAACAATCAATCCGAAAGAATATGTAAGTGAAGAAGTTGGTTTACTGACTTTGGAAGACATCCTGAAAGAGTTGGATAAACCTAGTCGTGACCCACGCGATGAGATTGCGATCTTTGAATATGCGGAAGGCATTAAGACGATGGAAGACCTGAAAGTAGGTATGACATTGCCAGGTGTGGTAACTAATATTACTAACTTCGGTGCCTTTGTGGATGTAGGGGTGAAACAGGATGGACTGGTACATATTTCTCACCTGAGCAATAAGTATATCAGTAATCCGAATGAGGCAGTGAAGCTGAATCAGAAGGTGACTGTAACCGTGTTGGAGGTGGATCCGGGCCGTAAGCGTATATCATTGTCTATGAAGACGAATGAGCCTGCGCAGCAAGGTGGTAGTCAGAAAAGGGAGAACAGAGGAGAAAGAAGACCAGAGACCAGCAATAACAGCAAGAAAAGTGCACCTGCTCCATTGAATGATTTCCAGGCAAAGCTGGCAGAATTGAAGAAGAAGTTTAATTAA
- a CDS encoding RHS repeat domain-containing protein — protein MYTRKTLFAIAIFLVLYTGAQAQFYYLDILNTKQTEENQANYKNAKVVSQIVASFDAEGRKTDYDFRSERDFSDNYRQLLTVTASVATGRSIMRTYFNNKGHLTKIIDSTRSIITTTIYTYDKYDSSHNIKEIYVKTEDPGNKYTISETRRYVYDSLNRPTRMIHFRGEKLGDSTTVKFVLDSAGHVVEEQETGKGKIYYKYNDQGLLTDIYRYYPSKQKMLPDYVFDYDAKNRIGATTTVNAQTRDYVIYRNTYNEMNLLEGQDVYGKQKVQVGVVRYKYKF, from the coding sequence ATGTACACTAGAAAAACTTTATTTGCCATAGCCATATTTTTGGTACTATACACGGGGGCTCAGGCCCAGTTCTACTACCTGGATATTCTCAATACTAAGCAGACAGAGGAAAATCAGGCCAACTATAAAAACGCCAAGGTAGTGTCTCAGATAGTAGCCAGTTTTGACGCTGAAGGGCGAAAAACAGATTATGACTTCAGGAGTGAACGTGATTTCTCTGACAACTACCGGCAGCTGTTAACGGTAACGGCCTCAGTCGCTACAGGCCGTTCTATTATGCGGACTTACTTTAATAACAAAGGGCATCTGACCAAGATTATTGACAGTACCCGTAGTATCATTACTACGACCATTTACACCTACGACAAATACGATTCCTCGCACAATATCAAGGAGATCTACGTAAAAACAGAAGATCCCGGAAATAAGTACACGATATCCGAAACCAGGAGGTATGTGTATGATTCTCTGAACCGACCGACGAGAATGATCCATTTCCGTGGGGAAAAGCTGGGGGATTCCACGACGGTGAAGTTTGTGCTGGATAGTGCGGGACATGTGGTGGAAGAGCAGGAAACGGGCAAAGGAAAGATCTACTATAAATACAATGACCAGGGATTGCTGACGGATATTTATCGTTACTACCCTTCCAAACAGAAGATGTTGCCTGATTATGTGTTTGACTATGATGCAAAGAACAGGATTGGAGCAACGACGACCGTGAATGCGCAAACCAGGGATTATGTCATTTATAGAAATACGTATAATGAGATGAACCTGTTAGAAGGGCAGGATGTGTATGGCAAGCAGAAAGTACAGGTGGGCGTGGTCAGGTATAAATATAAATTTTAA
- a CDS encoding LicD family protein, whose product MIIYRIPLANNQEISGPVQPAVTLQGAHPAITDIAHDAVRTPLKMDKIWHKGRYGFELPQSDTENFLLHYAAWELFAASGEDWCMIVEASVRLEADYADILERISALKDGWDVYFPFDRMKIREAERTYTTHHNNSLLNPNRKEIYDFLPFLLGYCWGSSIYFLSRQGVGKLLAIQEIKQRVDDEIVSMSYRKQLQACFDEVNWFDYNHQPKVVAADRNRDILHAIMDSKRWTADSKDQIRTILQWMSEAAKQIGVDLILQGGTHLGYIRHGGIMPWDDDVDLGIEEQHLEAFLAAIATHTPLRTKIHLEAATDSTFYKLWLDDGTPIDEHTHNFPFVDLWMYTRVGDDLVFRNGIVCPNSGKYPFQDVCFENAALKMTANSLEVLDSRYRTWRTGIRVYNYYHSREKNQGFALRVSISVDENGRMILP is encoded by the coding sequence ATGATCATATACCGTATACCATTGGCAAATAACCAGGAGATCAGTGGCCCCGTACAACCAGCTGTCACCCTTCAGGGAGCACACCCTGCTATCACTGATATTGCGCACGATGCTGTGCGTACCCCATTGAAGATGGACAAAATCTGGCATAAAGGCCGGTATGGTTTTGAACTGCCCCAATCAGATACTGAAAACTTTTTATTGCATTATGCTGCCTGGGAATTATTTGCGGCTAGTGGGGAAGACTGGTGTATGATCGTCGAAGCGTCTGTACGCCTGGAGGCTGATTATGCAGATATATTAGAGCGGATCAGCGCATTGAAAGATGGATGGGATGTATACTTCCCGTTTGACAGAATGAAGATAAGAGAAGCAGAGAGAACGTACACCACTCATCACAACAATTCGCTGCTCAATCCCAACAGGAAGGAAATTTATGATTTTCTGCCTTTCCTGTTAGGATATTGCTGGGGAAGCAGTATTTATTTTTTAAGCAGGCAGGGTGTGGGTAAGCTATTGGCGATCCAGGAGATTAAGCAGAGAGTGGACGATGAGATTGTAAGCATGTCTTACAGGAAGCAATTGCAGGCGTGTTTTGATGAGGTGAACTGGTTTGATTATAATCATCAGCCCAAGGTGGTAGCGGCGGACAGGAACAGGGATATATTGCATGCTATTATGGATAGTAAAAGGTGGACGGCAGACTCTAAGGATCAGATCAGAACGATATTGCAGTGGATGAGTGAAGCGGCAAAGCAAATAGGTGTGGACCTTATATTGCAGGGTGGCACACACCTTGGCTATATTCGCCATGGGGGCATTATGCCATGGGATGACGATGTGGACCTGGGTATTGAGGAGCAGCACCTGGAGGCATTTTTAGCAGCCATTGCAACGCATACGCCACTCAGGACAAAGATACACCTTGAGGCGGCTACAGATAGTACCTTCTATAAGCTGTGGCTGGATGATGGTACGCCGATAGATGAACATACGCATAACTTTCCATTTGTAGATCTCTGGATGTATACCCGGGTGGGAGATGACCTGGTATTTAGAAATGGGATCGTTTGCCCCAATTCAGGAAAGTACCCATTCCAGGATGTTTGTTTTGAAAATGCGGCGTTAAAGATGACTGCGAACTCGCTGGAAGTGCTGGATAGCAGGTACAGGACCTGGAGAACAGGAATTCGTGTATACAACTATTACCACAGCCGGGAAAAGAACCAGGGGTTTGCATTGCGGGTGTCCATATCTGTCGATGAAAATGGCCGCATGATACTACCATGA
- a CDS encoding DUF3667 domain-containing protein has translation METQPIRAEKNCLNCGTEVPERYCTHCGQENTVPHESFGHLFKHFFADVIHYDSKTLITLKYLLFRPGFLTQEYIAGKRVRYVNPIKFYIFTSFVFFFAYFAFTRQEESADKPKVVMAKSYNLDGNDKADSIADAWKQKMDRYENEKEYKEAQKVLPESERDGIFTRQAVHQYFKQKERKEKGEEGIDEQFQHNYPKMMFVLLPLFALYLKWFYQRRKKWFYADHAIFSLHFHTFFFIFYLFTTILDWLFNVDFISLAGLVVIFIYLMQALKRIYGGKSFWKAFSLVLVYGFSLLMVYVGFAIVISLWM, from the coding sequence TTGGAAACACAACCTATCAGGGCAGAAAAAAACTGCCTCAACTGTGGCACTGAAGTTCCGGAACGCTACTGTACGCATTGCGGCCAGGAAAATACCGTTCCCCATGAAAGTTTTGGCCACCTGTTCAAACACTTCTTTGCCGATGTAATTCATTATGATTCAAAGACACTGATCACTCTCAAGTACCTCCTGTTCAGGCCGGGCTTCCTTACCCAGGAATATATCGCCGGCAAAAGGGTCCGGTACGTGAACCCGATCAAGTTCTACATTTTTACTTCCTTCGTCTTTTTCTTCGCGTACTTCGCCTTTACCCGCCAGGAGGAGAGTGCTGACAAGCCAAAGGTCGTCATGGCCAAAAGTTATAACCTGGATGGTAACGATAAGGCTGACAGCATTGCCGATGCCTGGAAGCAAAAAATGGACAGGTACGAAAATGAAAAAGAATACAAGGAGGCCCAGAAAGTCCTGCCCGAAAGTGAACGTGACGGCATTTTTACCAGACAGGCAGTTCACCAGTATTTCAAACAAAAGGAAAGGAAGGAAAAAGGGGAGGAGGGAATCGATGAACAATTTCAGCACAACTATCCTAAAATGATGTTTGTCTTGCTGCCGCTATTCGCCCTTTACCTCAAATGGTTCTACCAGCGCAGAAAGAAATGGTTCTATGCCGATCACGCAATCTTCTCCCTGCATTTTCATACCTTCTTTTTCATTTTCTATTTATTCACCACTATCCTCGACTGGTTATTTAATGTAGATTTTATCTCACTGGCTGGCCTTGTGGTGATCTTTATCTACCTCATGCAGGCTTTAAAAAGAATCTATGGCGGCAAGTCATTCTGGAAAGCCTTTTCACTGGTATTGGTGTATGGTTTTTCCCTTTTGATGGTTTATGTTGGTTTTGCAATAGTCATCAGCCTTTGGATGTGA
- a CDS encoding glycosyltransferase family protein — protein sequence MNVTIIGKNNNGGLEKDRLVLTSLLEQQGITVDFRDLQEDFMPLGLDTDVCIHLEIVDIQYMGKVNVFIPNQEWFYIEWLPCLDKFDAVFCKSRYACEIFSHYHQRVIYTGFTSIDCYEVGEKVMEGFHASGSSRAKGSRYLVDALEGYSRFRFHITSSFIHEAPFVNERIVFHGMLPEVAFNALRNRCLLHIYPSLVEGFGHAINEAKAVGAVVLTTGQAPMSELIAAPLIPYAKKYRIPGRLGEIVEIRPADILAVLEDVLLRDDLYDIGRKNRLSFLENDQAFKARFMEALCAL from the coding sequence ATGAATGTAACGATCATCGGGAAAAACAATAACGGTGGGCTGGAGAAGGATAGGCTTGTGCTGACAAGTTTGTTGGAGCAGCAAGGTATAACTGTGGATTTTCGGGATCTGCAGGAAGATTTTATGCCATTGGGGCTGGATACAGATGTGTGTATACACCTTGAAATAGTGGATATACAGTATATGGGAAAGGTGAATGTATTCATTCCTAACCAGGAGTGGTTTTACATTGAATGGTTGCCCTGCCTGGATAAATTCGATGCTGTATTTTGTAAGTCCAGGTATGCGTGCGAGATTTTTAGTCATTACCATCAGCGGGTGATATATACAGGATTTACTTCTATAGATTGTTATGAGGTTGGGGAGAAGGTTATGGAAGGGTTCCATGCATCCGGGTCTTCCCGTGCCAAGGGCAGCAGGTACCTGGTAGATGCGTTGGAAGGATATAGCCGGTTCCGTTTTCATATCACCAGCAGTTTTATACATGAGGCTCCATTTGTAAATGAGCGGATTGTTTTTCATGGCATGCTGCCGGAAGTGGCATTTAATGCATTGAGGAACAGGTGTCTCCTTCATATTTATCCATCATTGGTAGAGGGGTTTGGACATGCTATCAATGAAGCGAAGGCTGTTGGTGCAGTTGTGCTTACCACGGGGCAGGCGCCTATGAGTGAACTGATCGCGGCTCCATTGATTCCGTATGCAAAGAAGTACCGGATACCAGGCAGGCTGGGAGAGATTGTTGAAATCAGGCCGGCGGATATCCTGGCTGTGTTGGAGGATGTGCTGCTCCGCGATGATCTGTATGATATAGGAAGGAAGAACCGGCTGTCATTCCTGGAGAATGATCAGGCATTTAAAGCCCGGTTTATGGAGGCGTTGTGTGCATTATAA
- a CDS encoding lysophospholipid acyltransferase family protein: protein MRPNEPLLYAATSANLYNFAGNADFDRHPELFRTILSNSSKAFNDLFDFSVDDVSLIDEKHVFRDLKTSPRIFISFHTGSYYALPAWLLKHGHDVIVLSDTQSVKSGDFNGVTELYRNRYQNNCHVELINVEKQGAIFKVIKRIKAGAIVIAYIDGNKGIGGQTMQNENMLTLDFLKGKVKVRKGMVYLSCLTGVPVQLVLSHEEDGASCLACCGESFSAEGEDRDVFAGKVLQAIMHQFGHHVSKYYTQWANWPYVHHWSLIDAFTAGESAEDLQWDINGQWMLHLSHCCPLKLNDKYYVFDRTRYSLFLLDEQYIGLFSYKSTPAERVQLAARIIESDPAMTAELLSWRVISHL, encoded by the coding sequence ATGCGCCCAAATGAACCATTGCTATACGCGGCTACTTCTGCCAACCTGTACAACTTTGCAGGGAATGCTGATTTTGACAGGCACCCGGAATTGTTTAGAACTATTTTGAGTAATTCGTCGAAGGCATTCAATGATCTGTTTGATTTTTCTGTTGATGATGTATCACTGATAGATGAGAAGCATGTGTTCAGGGATCTGAAGACCAGTCCAAGAATTTTTATCAGTTTTCATACCGGCTCTTATTATGCATTGCCAGCATGGTTGCTGAAACATGGGCATGATGTGATCGTGCTATCAGATACCCAGTCTGTGAAAAGCGGTGATTTCAATGGTGTAACGGAGCTTTACAGGAACCGGTACCAGAATAACTGTCATGTAGAGCTGATCAATGTAGAAAAGCAGGGTGCGATCTTTAAAGTGATAAAAAGGATAAAGGCGGGTGCTATTGTTATTGCATATATAGATGGCAATAAGGGGATCGGTGGGCAGACCATGCAAAATGAAAATATGCTGACCCTTGATTTTCTTAAAGGAAAGGTGAAGGTAAGAAAAGGCATGGTGTACCTGTCCTGTCTGACGGGGGTGCCGGTTCAATTGGTACTGAGTCATGAGGAGGATGGCGCGAGCTGTCTGGCATGCTGTGGTGAGTCATTTTCTGCTGAAGGAGAGGATAGGGATGTATTTGCAGGTAAGGTGCTGCAAGCGATTATGCACCAGTTTGGGCATCATGTGTCAAAATATTATACCCAATGGGCGAACTGGCCATATGTACATCACTGGTCATTGATCGACGCATTTACAGCAGGTGAATCGGCTGAAGATCTCCAATGGGATATTAATGGGCAGTGGATGCTGCACCTTTCACATTGCTGTCCGCTAAAGTTGAATGATAAGTATTATGTTTTTGACCGTACCCGTTACTCATTGTTCTTGTTGGATGAGCAATATATCGGGTTATTCTCTTATAAAAGTACGCCGGCGGAGCGGGTACAGCTGGCCGCCCGTATTATCGAAAGTGATCCTGCCATGACAGCGGAACTTTTGTCGTGGCGGGTAATCAGTCATTTGTAG